One window of Desulfovibrio subterraneus genomic DNA carries:
- the aroL gene encoding shikimate kinase AroL — translation MQTRRIYLIGPRASGKTTVGKALADTLGWRFTDTDEMVVRGAGCAVGDIVERGGWKAFRDMESAALRAVSGEHEVVIATGGGMVLREENRDLMRATGLVVLLTASAEALAARLQADPQHAQRPSLTGKSIEEEVADVLRERAPYYAAAAHLIEDAARPVDEIVASVMRELENGENP, via the coding sequence ATGCAGACCCGGCGGATATATCTTATTGGCCCGAGAGCCAGCGGCAAGACGACTGTGGGCAAGGCGCTGGCGGATACGCTGGGGTGGCGTTTCACGGATACGGATGAAATGGTTGTGCGCGGTGCCGGGTGCGCCGTGGGCGACATAGTGGAACGCGGGGGCTGGAAGGCTTTTCGCGATATGGAATCCGCCGCCCTGCGTGCCGTGAGCGGAGAGCATGAAGTTGTCATCGCCACGGGCGGCGGCATGGTGCTGCGGGAAGAGAACCGCGATCTCATGCGGGCCACGGGGCTGGTGGTTCTGCTCACTGCCTCTGCAGAGGCGCTTGCCGCGCGGTTGCAGGCTGACCCGCAGCATGCGCAGCGTCCTTCGCTTACGGGCAAGAGCATTGAGGAAGAAGTGGCCGATGTGCTCAGGGAGCGCGCGCCGTATTATGCGGCTGCAGCGCATTTGATTGAAGATGCGGCACGCCCGGTGGACGAAATTGTGGCTTCCGTCATGCGGGAGCTTGAAAACGGAGAAAATCCGTAG